Genomic DNA from Corynebacterium diphtheriae:
ACGATATTGTTCCTGGAAGGCTTTCGGCGTGGGTCCGCGATCGTGATTATCCAGTACTTGTGGAGCCATTTGCTGATCTTGAAAATGGCGAGGTTGCAGAGCTTGCGGATCATCCGTTGCCGTTGATGTCTAAGTTGGGTTACCGGACAGCGTCGTCGATTCTTTCCACAGATCGCCTTTTGGAATTGACGGAGTACTTGGAATTACAGATCGAGGATCTATTCGAGTTGACTCGAGATGCCGTGGCGGTGTCGTTGTTGCCACAGCCGCTGAGGGTGCAGTTGTGGGAAGAATTGGTTTTCCCGTTCTTTGAGCAGTTGGGTGAAGATTTTGCTGATCATTCCACTACCGACGATGCAGAAAGTACAACAGAGCTGCGCTCTGAGCGAGAGCATGCAGGCCATGCGCACACGGATCATCATGGTGGGGCTGCAGGCTTAGAAGGCGTGGATCCGCAGTTTCTCGATGAGATGGGGATTGAGTTTGATGACCTAGATCTCTAGGAGATTGTGGGGGCTGACTGGGTCATGAGTGCTGAATTGCTTTTTGGTAGCCAGCAACCAGTAGAAAGCGGCATTCACAGCCACACAGCCACACAGCCGCACGGCCACACAGCAGCCTTGCACCACAGCCGCATAGCTGCTTTTCTTCCTGAGTGCGTCAAGCAGGTGCAGTTTTATAAAAATATTCCCCATGAGTTGGTGTCTGATTTCTCAGTCCTTCTCATGGGGATTAGTCCAGCCGCGGCTATCGCGGTTATCGCGGTTATAAGTCCAGGGAGTGTTTAGAATTTGCTGAATCGTTTGGTCAGCATTTTCTCCATTTCAGCCCAGCTTTCGGAGTGCTCGGTAAATGGTGGGGTGGGGGTGTAGCCGGAGACTCGGGTGGATCCGATCATGTAGGAGATGTAGTCCTGCATGCGGGGGTTGGTGAGGAAGTATGAGTTGAGGGAGTCGTCGGCTGCCCAGTCGGCGGCGTCGGCGAGGAGTTCGTAGGCGCGGGCCATTTGGGCGGTGTCTACGGCTTCGACGCTGGTGTTGATGTCTCGGGTGAGGCCGTTGAATGAGTAAACATTGTCGGGGTGGACTGTGATGTCGAGCTCGCCGGCGTTGACGGGAACCATGAGGTCTTCCCAGGTAGATACGCGTGCGAGGTCGTGGTCGTCGTGTTCGACGAGCCAGCGGACGAGGGATTTCCCGGAGTTGAAGGTGAAGATTTCCCCGTATTTTCCTAGGAATACGGGCTGTGCTTCGATGTAGGTGCGCAGGGTATAGACGGTGCGCCCATCGATGGAGATCTTGATGGGGTCGATACCTGCGGCTGCCCATGGGGTGGCGTCGTAAGGGTCGACTTTTTCAGCGTCGGCCTTTTTCTTTTTTTCTTCGGCAATGCGACGCTGTTCTGCTTCGGCGGTGGCGGCGTCGATACGCGCGGCTGCGGCGCTGATGGCCTCGGCGTTTCCGTCAGTGTGGACGGTGATCGCGCTGTCGAGGGCGTCGATGACGTTATTCCAGCTGGTCAAGACGATGCGTCCGATACCGGTCCATTCGCCGAGGCCGGAGTCGCCGGTGAAGTGGTTGCCGCCACGTTCGGTGTTCATGAGGATGGAGTGCGAGGAGAAGAAGCTTTGTACTGGGATGGTTGCGGTCACATCGCCGAGGCTGCGTGTGATGGCAAAGCAACGTGCCACTGCAGAGACGTTGGTGTGACTTGGGCGTTCTGCGAGTAGTGCAGGTACTCCAATGAGGTCGTATTCTTGGCGATCGGTGGGCACAACTCGATCGTCGGCACCGGCCATGAAGGCACCCCACTTGGGGTGGTCGCTGAGGTCGTGGCGCGCGCCGGATTCGATGTAGGCGAGGACTGCCGCGGGGGATTCGAATACGTAAAGGTCGTCCCCGCTACCGAGAAACGCCTGCCACTCGGCGCCGTGTTCGCGCCATTGTGGTGCCCAGAGAGTGTAAAAGTCGCCCTCGGTCAATGAGATTTTGACGGGTACGATTCCTTTATTAGCCATGGCTATGCATCTTAGCGGGTCTACCCTGTGGGTCGGAAGTAACCTTTAAACGGCATTCCCATGTTGGTGGTTCTGATGGGGTTGAGTGCGACGGGGTTTCCGGCTTCGATGATGTTTCCGTTACCGGCGTACATGGCAACGTGGCCGTCCCAGACGAGTAGATCGCCTGGTTGGAGGTTTTCACGCGCGACGGGTGTGCCGACGTTTTGGTGTTCGGCGAGTCGGGGCAGCTCAATGCCTGCTTGTCGCCATGCCCATTGGGTAAATCCGGAGCAGTCGAAGCCGGCGAGTGTTGTTCCGCCCCACAGGTATGGGGTGCCTAGGGCGCTCATAGCAGCGTCGACGGCTCGTTGTCCGAGGTGAGACGCAGGTGGAGTGGCAGGGGGTGCTGCAGGTGGTGGGAGTTCGCCTCGCGTATCGACGCCCCTATCTGCTACCGAGAGCAGTGTCATGGTGGCGTTGGTGAGGTTTTTATTGGCCAGGTCGAGACGTGCGAATGCTAGATCGATGTATTTGCCGGGTAGGGCTGCAAGCTCGGCATGGGCTGCGAGGGCGGATCCCGGCAGGGGGCTAAAGAGTTTCGGAAAGATTCGGGTGGCCTCGCTTAGAAAGTCGGTGGCCATGTGACCGAGTTCTGCGCGGAGATTGTCTATTTCGTGCAGTGCTTGGGGTATGACGCTGCGTGCGCGGTGTGCGTCGGCGGCTAGGGTTTGTGCTGCATGGATAAGTGGTGTGGTGGTGCCAAAAGCGTGCGTGATTAGGTCGGCGGTGGGAAAAAATGGGGTTTCGGGGATAGCAAGGTTAAGCTGCGGGGGTGCGAGTGTGGCCAGCATGGAAACCACACCGGGGAGGTTAATCACAGGGTGTCCTCTCGTCGGGCAGTATCGGCGTCGATGTCTTCGGCGTTTTGGAGAAGCTGGTGAGCGGTGGCGGCTAGTTCTTCTGCTTGGTGGCAGTGCTCGGTTGCACGTGTGGTCAAGGATGCAACGCAGCGGTTATAGGCGCTGAGAAAGTCGCCAACTCCGGCGCAGTCCGAGGCGATGTCGTGGTGTTCGCTGGGAGGGTGCGTGGCTTCGTCGATAAGCGTGCGCAGCCATTGGTGCATGAGAGGTACGTCGATGGTGATGTGAGAGTCCATATATGTTTAGACGTAATGAGTGTGGGTTCTGGTTCCCACGCATTCCGGCGCTACGATGGCTGGTATGGAAATTCGGATCGTCGACCACCCCTTGGCAGCTTCACGTCTTACCATCATGCGCGATAAGCGCACTAACAATGCGGGATTCCGTGCTGCGCTTGCAGATCTCGGCGCCATGCTCGTGTATGAGGCGTCTCGTGATCTCGCAATTGAGCAGTTCCCAGTCAGCACCCCTGTTGCTGATACGCAGGGGACTCGTTTGCAGGATCCTCCCATTATCGTGCCGATCATTCGTGCCGGTTTGGGCATGGTGGATCCAGCGTTGTCGATGATCCCTGATGCTCAGGTGGGCTTTATTGGCATGGCGCGTGATGAGGCCACTCATCAGCCTGTTCCTTATCTTGAAGCATTACCCGACGATCTCAGCGGTCGCACCGTGTTCTGCGTGGATCCGATGCTAGCTACGGGGGGTTCTTTGCTACACGCCATTAAGCTGCTGGCGGATCGTGGCGCTACCGATATCACCGCTATTTGTATGGTGTCGGCGCAGGAGGGTGTTGATGCCTTGGCTGAGTCGGGTCTGCCTTGCCGTTTGGTCACGGCCACCATCGACCCCGAGCTTAACGACGACGCCTACATCGTGCCTGGCCTAGGTGATGCGGGCGATCGTCTCTACGGGCCACGTAACATCGACCTCTAAAACTGCTTCGTAGCGTCTCGTAGTCGTTTCCCCCTGCTTGTCGTCGCCATGTGATTGTGCATGGCCTGCGGTTGGCATGGGGATTTTTGTTATGCGTAACCACCATCTTTTACCATAAGATTTTGTTTATTTACAGTGCTCTGCACAATGTATTGGGCGGACGTTGACCACTGTATTGGGCACATTTGAGCGCATGAATGAAGGTTGGACGCAGTGGCCCAGTTATGGCCACGCCTTTGGGGTGAGGCTACATAAACTACGGCGACTGCGTGGCCTTACCCAAGACGGACTTGCAGAAATCGCCAACTTAAGCCGCAACCAAATCTCCAATCTCGAACGCAACGAAAATAGCGCAACCAAAAGCTCCGATCCCACGATGTCGACAATTTATCGACTCGCGCGTGCCCTCCATGTCCCACCAGCTGCACTCATGCCCGCGGTAGGGGACTACGTCACCGACATTTGTCAAGACACTGGCAGTGAACTGCCCATCGACATCGCATGGCCTACCAGCAGCCAAGACACCCAAAAATTCTCCATCCAGTATCGCTACCGCTACTGGGATGAGCAGTCGCCACTATTTGATGACGAAGACTGGGATGATGACCACGCTGACGACCCAGACTTTGGTATCGCAGTCATGCCCGAAACACCCGATAACAACGACGCCGACACGACGAAGAGCGGAGAAGGCACAAAAGACAATGGAGACGTCGATAAGCGCGACGACGACCCCAACGCCTAGATACTTTCCTACGAACGTGGCGCTATAACTTTCCTTTCTTCTTGCTGTGGTTAGGATGAAAGATTGCATGCGGAAAAGGTGAAAGGCAGGGAAGTATCGTGGCGCAATCGGTTGCAGAGCATGTCACGCAATGGGCAGAACAACACCGTGACGAGGTGATCGAGTGGCGACGGCACTTTCACCGACACCCAGAGCTTTCGCACATGGAATTTGCTACCACCGACTTTATCGAGGCCACCCTGCGTCGCTACGGGCTTAACCCACAACGATTCCCCAACACTGGGCTCATGGTGGACATCGGGCCCGACACCCCACAAAAAATCGCTTTCCGCGGTGACATCGATGCCCTCCCCATCACAGAAAACGACGATCATGATGTGATCTCGGAAAACTACGGCGTCATGCACGCCTGCGGACACGACGTTCACATCACCGTCGCACTTGCAACCGCCTGCGCACTCGCTTCTGCAGAACTCACCATCGGCGTGCGCGTGATCTTCCAACCTGCCGAAGAAGTCATGGAAGGCGGTGCCCCAGAAGTCATCGAATTCGGGGCGCTGAAAGGTGTGTCCAACATCTTCGCTATTCATGCCGAACCCAAACTCACAGTCGGCAAAGTAGGGGTTCGGGCAGGAGCCATCACGAGTGCGTCCGACGTTATCGAAATCAAAGTATTTGGATCCGGTGGCCATACCTCTCGTCCGCACCTTACCGCCGATGTCGTCTACGCGCTATCCAAGCTGGTCGTTGACCTGCCAGGCTTGCTTTCGCGCCGGGTCGATCCGCGCACAGGCACCGTCTTAGTCTTTGGGATGATTAACGCAGGCTATGCACCTAACGCCATTACAGAAGAAGGCTCTGTGAAGGGCACCATACGAACCGCAGATATTGGGGTGTGGCGAATGATGGAAGGACTCCTTGCAGAGTTGGTACCTCAGGTGCTTGCTCCTACAGGATGTACTTACGAGCTGATCCACCATAAAGGGGTACCGCCGGTGCTCAATGACGATGTCGCGACCGCCGTCATTGCCGACGCGGCACGCACGATTAACCCCAGCACCGTAGTGGAAGCACCGCAGTCTTCAGGCGGTGAAGACTTCTCGTGGTACCTCGAGCATGTTCCAGGTTCAATGGCCCGTCTAGGCTGCTGGAATGGGGAAGGGACCCCCGGTGACCTGCATCAAGCCGATATGTATGCAGACGAGCGTTGCCTTGAAGTAGGAGTGCGTCTCTTCGGTGCGGTAGCCGATCGCTACAACTCCCACAACGCGATGTTTATTGAGGATTAATCTGATGCGATTCCCGTGGGGGTAAAGTGCGCGATTCGCGCTGTGGGATGTCTCCGATACACTTGGGCGTTGGACTCATCTAACCGGCACACCCATACTGGAGGAACAGTGACTCGAATCGTGATTATCGGCGGCGGCCCCGCAGGCTATGAAGCAGCGTTGGCCGGCGCAAAATATGGCGCCGAAATCACCATTATTGAGGACCGTGGTCTAGGCGGCGCAGCAGTTATCAACGACTGCGTGCCATCCAAGTCGTTCATCGCCGGCGCAAACATTAAGACTGACTTGCGCCGCGCCGACGACATGGGACTGAACAAGGGGATCGGCGAAGCGCACCTGCTTATCGACGCCCTCAACAACCGCGTTCAGGCCCTTGCTTACGAACAATCCTCCGATATTCGGGCGTCGATGGATGCCCACGGCGTGCGCATTATCGACGGCCGCGGCTCCTTTGATGATTACAACCCCAAGCAAACCGTGCACTACATTAAGGTCGACCGTGCCGATGGCACCACAGAAACTATTGAGTGCGACCTCGTTTTGATTGCTACTGGTGCAACCCCACGTATCCTTCCTGACGCGCAGCCAGACGGCGAGCGAATCCTCACGTGGCGTCAGATCTACGGGCTCGCCGAATTGCCAGAGCACCTCATTGTGGTTGGCTCGGGTGTGACTGGTGCTGAGTTTGTTTCTGCGTTCGCAGAGCTTGGTGTGAAAGTGACAATGGTCGCTTCGCGTGACCGCATTTTGCCTCACGACGACGCCGATGCTGCCGACGTCCTAGAAACCGTGCTAGCAGAACGTGGCGTGGCCTTGGAAAAGCATGCTCGCGTTGATTCTGTTATCCGTACCGAGGATGGCGGCGTATGTGTGAAGACTTCCGATGGTCGAGAGATCTTCGGTTCTCACGCCTTGATGACCGTCGGTTCTGTGCCCAACACCAAAGATCTTGGTCTAGAAAAAATTGGCATTGAGACAACACGTTCAGGCCACATTTGTGTAGACCGCGTTTCTCGTACCAATGTTGCAGGCGTGTATGCAGGTGGCGACTGTACTGATCTGTTCCCGCTGGCGTCAGTAGCAGCTATGCAGGGGCGAATTGCCATGTACCACGCTCTTGGTGAGGGCGTAAAGCCGATTCGCATGAAGACTGTGGCTACCGCAGTATTTACCCGTCCAGAAATTGCCGCTGTGGGTGTTACCCAGAAACAAATTGAGTCTGGTGAGGTAATTGCACGTACGGTGATGTTGCCGCTGCAGACCAACCCGCGTGCCAAGATGCGTTCATTGCGCCACGGTTTTGTCAAGATGTTCTGCCGTAAGAACTCCGGCATCGTGATCGGTGGCGTGGTTGTTGCTCCTACTGCCTCAGAACTGATTCTGCCGATTGCTGTTGCTGTGACAAACCAACTCACCGTGTCTGATCTGGCGGAGAGCTTTGCCGTCTATCCATCATTATCGGGTTCGATTACTGAGGCTGCGCGTCAATTAGTGCAGCATGATGACCTGCAATAAAACTGTAGGGGTAATCAAATAGGGGTGTAGCCGAGGCGTTTTCTGTTTGCTACAGGACGCCTCGGTGTCATTTTATGACTTTAAATGTCTTGACCTCATGTTTTAGGTCATTGCAGTCGGGGTATTGCATTTTTCACAGTTGTGAGTGTTCTCTTTTTTATGCAGCGGGGGTGAATATGAAATGGGGGATGGCCGCAAGGAATGCGCTGAACTGTGGTCGTTTTCTTTGACATGTAATGCTGCGGGGGCGGGGGTAGTCCGTGCAAGGTTTGGGGGGGCTTCGCAAGTGCGATCGGGCACCGTGACCATGGATATTTCTATTCTCACCTCGAAATTAGGCAACTGTTGTCAATTAATGTGGCAGCGGAGGTTTCGTAGGGGTAAAACGACGGGTAAGCTCGAAGCCTGTAAAAGTAACTGCGATCACAGATTTCGCCGTCGTGCGAATCAAGGTACATGGTCTAGTGCTTTGTTTCACAAAAGCGCTGACTTTCTTTTTCAAACAAGGACAAACTAACAGTGTCTCAACAATCATCTGAACGTGGAACCTCTACGGTAAATCCATTGTCAAAGATCCTCGTTGCCAACCGTGGCGAGATCGCCGTGCGAGCTTTTCGTGCAGCCTTTGAAACCGGTGCTGCCACGGTAGCTGTCTACCCGAACGAAGACCGTAATTCATTCCACCGATCGTTTGCCTCTGAAGCTGTCCTCATTGGTGAGGGCGGATCTGCGGTCAAAGCGTACCTCGATATCGACGAAATCATCCGTGCTGCTAAACAAACGGGTGCCGACGCAATTTACCCAGGCTACGGCTTCCTTTCCGAAAACGCCCAGCTTGCTCGTGAGTGCGCTGAAAACGGCATAACCTTTATCGGTCCACCTCCATCAGTGCTGGAGCTTACCGGTGATAAAGCAGCTGCTGTTACCGCAGCACGCGAGGCAGGTTTGCCCACGCTGACTGAGACAGAAGCAACAGACGATCCAAAGAAGCTCGCAGAGCTGACCAAGGGGCAGACCTACCCGCTATTCGTCAAAGCCGTTGCCGGTGGTGGTGGCCGCGGCATGCGTTTTGTCGACGCCCCCGAAAACCTAGAAAAGCTAGCAGCAGAAGCCTCCCGTGAGGCGGCTGCAGCATTCGGCGATGGCCGAGTCTACGCCGAGCGTGCAGTAATCAATCCTCAGCATATTGAGGTCCAGATCCTTGGTGACTCCGCTGGCAACATCATCCACCTGTACGAGCGTGATTGCTCGCTGCAGCGTCGCCACCAAAAGGTCGTAGAGATCGCCCCAGCACAGCACTTGGCGCCCGGACTACGCGAAAAGATTTGTGCAGACGCAGTCGCGTTTGCACGCCACATCGGTTACCAAGGTGCAGGCACGGTCGAGTTCCTAGTCGATGAGGAAGGCAACCACGTCTTCATCGAGATGAACCCTCGTATCCAGGTCGAACACACCGTGACCGAAGAGGTCACCCAAGTCGACTTGGTGAAGTCCCAGATCATGATCGCCTCCGGTGCGACACTCGAAGATCTCGGTCTGCGCCAAGAAGACATCCACACCGAAGGCGCTGCCCTGCAGTGCCGTATCACTACTGAAGACCCCAACAACGGTTTCCGTCCTGACACCGGAACGATTACCGCTTATCGTTCCCCAGGTGGCGCAGGTGTTCGTCTCGACGGTGCTGCCATGCTCGGTGGTGAGATCACCCCGAATTTCGACTCCATGCTGGTCAAGATGACCTGCCGTGGTGCCGATTTCGCCACCGCAGTCGCTCGCGCTCAGCGTGCACTCGCAGAATTCGTTGTCTCAGGTGTTGCCACCAACATCGGATTCCTGCGTGCTTTGCTACGCGAAGAAGACTTCCAGCACAAGCGCATCGCCACTGGCTTCATCGCAGATCACCCATGGCTGCTGCAGGCACCACCTGCCGACGATGAGCCTGGCCGCATTTTGAACTACCTAGCTGATGTGACTGTAAACAAGCCACATGGTCTGCGCCCAGCCGTGATCAACCCGGTAGAAAAGCTCCCAGCAGAGATCAAAGGCGAGCTACCACGTGGTTCCCGTGATCGCCTGCTCCAGCTCGGCCCAGAGGGATTTGCACGCGCACTGCGTAAACAGGATGCGCTCGCGGTTACGGATACCACCTTTCGTGATGCGCACCAGTCGCTTCTCGCAACCCGCGTGCGCTCCAACACGCTGATCGACGCAGCACGGCACGTCGCAAAGCTCACCCCAGAACTGCTCTCTGTAGAAGCATGGGGTGGCGCTACCTACGACGTTGCTATGCGCTTCCTCCACGAGGACCCCTGGGAGCGTCTCGACCACCTGCGTGAGGCCATGCCCAACGTCAACATTCAGATGCTGCTGCGAGGCCGCAACACAGTCGGCTACACACCGTACCCAGATTCTGTATGCAAGGCTTTTGTCGACGAAGCCGCACGCTCTGGTGTTGATATCTTCCGCATCTTCGACGCGCTTAACGACGTCTCCCAGATGCGTCCAGCAATCGACGCAGTGCTCGAAACCAACACCACGATTGCCGAAGTCGCCATGGCCTACTCCGGTGATCTGACCAACCCAAGTGAGAAGCTCTACACACTGGATTACTACCTTAAGCTTGCCGAGGAAATCGTTAAGTCCGGTGCACATGTTCTAGCCATTAAAGACATGGCTGGACTGATGAAGCCAGCCGCAGCAACCAAGCTGGTCACCGAACTACGACGCAACTTCGACCTGCCGGTTCATGTTCACACCCACGACACTGCTGGTGGCCAGCTGGCTACGTATTGGGCTGCAGCAGCCGCTGGTGCAGATGCCGTCGATGGTGCCTCCGCGCCACTGTCGGGCACAACGTCGCAGCCATCGTTGTCTGCAATTGTGGCAGCATTCGCTAACACCTACCGCGATACGGGTCTCTCTCTGGACGCAGTCGGATCGATGGAACCGTACTGGGAAGCAGTGCGCAAACTCTACGCACCCTTCGAATCCGGAACCCCAGGACCAACTGGCCGCGTCTACCAGCACGAAATCCCAGGCGGCCAGCTGTCCAATCTGCGCGCACAGGCAACTGCACTCGGCTTGGCAGATCGCTTCGAGCTCATCGAGGACTACTACGCAGCCGTTAATGAGATGCTGGGACGCCCCACCAAGGTCACCCCGTCCTCAAAGGTCGTTGGCGATCTTGCACTCTACCTAGTCGGCGCAGGAGTTAACCCAGCGGACTTTGCAGCAGATCCCCAAAAGTACGATATTCCTGACTCCGTCATTGCCTTCCTACGTGGTGAGCTCGGCACCCCACCGGGCGGCTGGCCAGAAGAACTGCGTGCTAAGGCATTGGCAGGACGTAAGGAATCAAAGGACACCTTGGCACCGCTGCCAGCAGAAGATGAAGCTCTGCTTGCAGATCGTGCGACCGTTCGCCCAACGCTGGATCGCCTGCTCTTCCCGAAGCCTGCGGCAGAATTCGCAGAGCACCGCCGTCAGTTTGGCGATACCACCAAACTCGGTGACGCAGAATTCCTCTATGGCCTCAAAGAAGGCAAAGAAACGGTCATTCGTACCGCAGACAGCAGCGTCCCAATGTTGGTGCGTCTCGACGCCGTCGGCGAGCCCGACGAAAAGGGCATGCGCAACGTTGTGTGCAATGTCAACGGCCAGATTCGCCCCATCCTCGTGCGTGATCGCAGCGTAGAGTCAGTGACCGCCTCGGTGGAAAAGGCTGATCCTTCCAATACTGGACACGTTGCAGCGCCATTCGCAGGCGTTGTCACGGTGACTATCGAGGAAGGCGCTACCGTCAAAGCCGGCGATCCAGTTGCTGTCATTGAGGCAATGAAGATGGAGGCAACGATCTCTGCAACCATAGACGGAACTATCGACCGTATCGACTTGACGCAGGCAACCAAGGTGGAAGGCGGCGACTTGCTCCTCGTGATCAAGTAGCCATCACCGTCTAACGGTTAGACACACAGCAGCCGGTTCGATTATCTCCCGCGCGGAGATTCGAACCGGCTGCTGTTGTTTTCGTGTGTTTAATCCGTTACTGGTGCGAAGGTGCGTCGATACGCTCCGGCTGCCGATTCCGAGTCACATACGATAACCACATGCGCCGAGAATCCTGTTTTCCTGGCGGCT
This window encodes:
- a CDS encoding helix-turn-helix domain-containing protein; protein product: MNEGWTQWPSYGHAFGVRLHKLRRLRGLTQDGLAEIANLSRNQISNLERNENSATKSSDPTMSTIYRLARALHVPPAALMPAVGDYVTDICQDTGSELPIDIAWPTSSQDTQKFSIQYRYRYWDEQSPLFDDEDWDDDHADDPDFGIAVMPETPDNNDADTTKSGEGTKDNGDVDKRDDDPNA
- a CDS encoding C40 family peptidase, translated to MINLPGVVSMLATLAPPQLNLAIPETPFFPTADLITHAFGTTTPLIHAAQTLAADAHRARSVIPQALHEIDNLRAELGHMATDFLSEATRIFPKLFSPLPGSALAAHAELAALPGKYIDLAFARLDLANKNLTNATMTLLSVADRGVDTRGELPPPAAPPATPPASHLGQRAVDAAMSALGTPYLWGGTTLAGFDCSGFTQWAWRQAGIELPRLAEHQNVGTPVARENLQPGDLLVWDGHVAMYAGNGNIIEAGNPVALNPIRTTNMGMPFKGYFRPTG
- a CDS encoding amidohydrolase — encoded protein: MAQSVAEHVTQWAEQHRDEVIEWRRHFHRHPELSHMEFATTDFIEATLRRYGLNPQRFPNTGLMVDIGPDTPQKIAFRGDIDALPITENDDHDVISENYGVMHACGHDVHITVALATACALASAELTIGVRVIFQPAEEVMEGGAPEVIEFGALKGVSNIFAIHAEPKLTVGKVGVRAGAITSASDVIEIKVFGSGGHTSRPHLTADVVYALSKLVVDLPGLLSRRVDPRTGTVLVFGMINAGYAPNAITEEGSVKGTIRTADIGVWRMMEGLLAELVPQVLAPTGCTYELIHHKGVPPVLNDDVATAVIADAARTINPSTVVEAPQSSGGEDFSWYLEHVPGSMARLGCWNGEGTPGDLHQADMYADERCLEVGVRLFGAVADRYNSHNAMFIED
- a CDS encoding pyruvate carboxylase; translated protein: MSQQSSERGTSTVNPLSKILVANRGEIAVRAFRAAFETGAATVAVYPNEDRNSFHRSFASEAVLIGEGGSAVKAYLDIDEIIRAAKQTGADAIYPGYGFLSENAQLARECAENGITFIGPPPSVLELTGDKAAAVTAAREAGLPTLTETEATDDPKKLAELTKGQTYPLFVKAVAGGGGRGMRFVDAPENLEKLAAEASREAAAAFGDGRVYAERAVINPQHIEVQILGDSAGNIIHLYERDCSLQRRHQKVVEIAPAQHLAPGLREKICADAVAFARHIGYQGAGTVEFLVDEEGNHVFIEMNPRIQVEHTVTEEVTQVDLVKSQIMIASGATLEDLGLRQEDIHTEGAALQCRITTEDPNNGFRPDTGTITAYRSPGGAGVRLDGAAMLGGEITPNFDSMLVKMTCRGADFATAVARAQRALAEFVVSGVATNIGFLRALLREEDFQHKRIATGFIADHPWLLQAPPADDEPGRILNYLADVTVNKPHGLRPAVINPVEKLPAEIKGELPRGSRDRLLQLGPEGFARALRKQDALAVTDTTFRDAHQSLLATRVRSNTLIDAARHVAKLTPELLSVEAWGGATYDVAMRFLHEDPWERLDHLREAMPNVNIQMLLRGRNTVGYTPYPDSVCKAFVDEAARSGVDIFRIFDALNDVSQMRPAIDAVLETNTTIAEVAMAYSGDLTNPSEKLYTLDYYLKLAEEIVKSGAHVLAIKDMAGLMKPAAATKLVTELRRNFDLPVHVHTHDTAGGQLATYWAAAAAGADAVDGASAPLSGTTSQPSLSAIVAAFANTYRDTGLSLDAVGSMEPYWEAVRKLYAPFESGTPGPTGRVYQHEIPGGQLSNLRAQATALGLADRFELIEDYYAAVNEMLGRPTKVTPSSKVVGDLALYLVGAGVNPADFAADPQKYDIPDSVIAFLRGELGTPPGGWPEELRAKALAGRKESKDTLAPLPAEDEALLADRATVRPTLDRLLFPKPAAEFAEHRRQFGDTTKLGDAEFLYGLKEGKETVIRTADSSVPMLVRLDAVGEPDEKGMRNVVCNVNGQIRPILVRDRSVESVTASVEKADPSNTGHVAAPFAGVVTVTIEEGATVKAGDPVAVIEAMKMEATISATIDGTIDRIDLTQATKVEGGDLLLVIK
- a CDS encoding NAD(P)H-quinone dehydrogenase, translated to MTRIVIIGGGPAGYEAALAGAKYGAEITIIEDRGLGGAAVINDCVPSKSFIAGANIKTDLRRADDMGLNKGIGEAHLLIDALNNRVQALAYEQSSDIRASMDAHGVRIIDGRGSFDDYNPKQTVHYIKVDRADGTTETIECDLVLIATGATPRILPDAQPDGERILTWRQIYGLAELPEHLIVVGSGVTGAEFVSAFAELGVKVTMVASRDRILPHDDADAADVLETVLAERGVALEKHARVDSVIRTEDGGVCVKTSDGREIFGSHALMTVGSVPNTKDLGLEKIGIETTRSGHICVDRVSRTNVAGVYAGGDCTDLFPLASVAAMQGRIAMYHALGEGVKPIRMKTVATAVFTRPEIAAVGVTQKQIESGEVIARTVMLPLQTNPRAKMRSLRHGFVKMFCRKNSGIVIGGVVVAPTASELILPIAVAVTNQLTVSDLAESFAVYPSLSGSITEAARQLVQHDDLQ
- the upp gene encoding uracil phosphoribosyltransferase, with the protein product MEIRIVDHPLAASRLTIMRDKRTNNAGFRAALADLGAMLVYEASRDLAIEQFPVSTPVADTQGTRLQDPPIIVPIIRAGLGMVDPALSMIPDAQVGFIGMARDEATHQPVPYLEALPDDLSGRTVFCVDPMLATGGSLLHAIKLLADRGATDITAICMVSAQEGVDALAESGLPCRLVTATIDPELNDDAYIVPGLGDAGDRLYGPRNIDL